In Sparus aurata chromosome 2, fSpaAur1.1, whole genome shotgun sequence, a single genomic region encodes these proteins:
- the LOC115571914 gene encoding E3 ubiquitin-protein ligase TRIM39-like has translation MASALNTSPAAERFLCSICLEVFTEPVSTPCGHNYCKACIEGYWAISDVSQCPLCKEDFPGFPELRVNTEFRDMVEVYRMGASGDFGASPAGPGEMPCDLCHGTKGKALKSCLVCLASYCNTHLEPHHTVQALKWHQLINPVSNLEDRVCKKHNRVMEFFCRREQSCVCVMCLKNDHVMHEFVSLEVEVKKRKTKLQRMKRQVSCMLNKKCTKVSVIKSSMMQDQQEVRRTKAETIKVFTALESRKVKLMELLEEKQRAAERRSKALIRQLQLEIAEDNRTRIWLQELSKTEDDFRLLQDLPSISSPSTTKHHLLHLDRVRSAVAKMEETLDEQMENIIRELSLVDEEETNEKPVQAEKLFDADLGIIPSQFAINVNLDPNTAHPSLILSEDRKQVRDGGAKRRVPNKPVRFDFYHYVLGNEGFSSGRFYYEVLLKGQEGWEVGVTRESISRKDVALSLSPENGCWTLGSYWGRCQANANPPVVLSLSKNPEKVGVFVDYEGGLVCFYDVDDRTLIYSFTRCVFAESPPRLCSLSFLSALRVKTRIFPLFRPGAESREPASLQIL, from the coding sequence ATGGCCTCAGCACTCAACACCTCCCCGGCTGCAGAGCGGTTTCTGTGCTCGATCTGTCTGGAGGTCTTCACTGAGCCCGTCTCTACCCCCTGTGGTCACAACTACTGCAAGGCCTGCATCGAAGGCTACTGGGCCATCAGTGACGTCAGCCAGTGTCCGCTGTGCAAGGAGGACTTCCCTGGATTCCCCGAGCTGCGAGTCAACACAGAATTCAGAGACATGGTGGAGGTTTACAGGATGGGAGCTTCAGGTGATTTCGGCGCTTCACCTGCCGGGCCTGGGGAGATGCCCTGTGACCTCTGCCACGGGACAAAGGGTAAAGCTCTGAAATCCTGCCTGGTTTGTCTGGCCTCTTACTGCAACACCCACCTGGAGCCTCATCACACAGTCCAGGCCTTAAAGTGGCACCAGCTCATCAACCCTGTGTCGAACCTGGAGGACAGGGTGTGCAAGAAACACAACAGGGTGATGGAGTTCTTCTGCAGGAGAGAGCAGAGCTGTGTTTGCGTCATGTGCTTGAAGAATGACCACGTGATGCATGAGTTCGTCTCTTTAGAGGTCGAGGttaagaagaggaagacaaagcTGCAGCGTATGAAAAGACAAGTCAGCTGCATGCTGAACAAGAAGTGCACCAAGGTCAGTGTGATTAAGAGCTCAATGATGCAAGATCAGCAGGAAGTGAGAAGAACGAAAGCAGAAACCATCAAGGTGTTCACTGCACTGGAGTCCAGAAAGGTGAAGCTGATGGAGCTGttggaggagaagcagagagcagcagagaggcggTCCAAAGCACTCATCAGACAACTGCAGCTGGAGATCGCAGAGGACAACCGGACGAGAATCTGGCTGCAGGAGCTCTCAAAGACCGAGGACGACTTTAGGCTCCTGCAGGACCTTCCATCCATCTCCTCCCCTTCAACGACCAAACACCATCTCCTGCATCTAGACAGAGTGAGGAGCGCGGTGGCCAAGATGGAGGAGACTCTTGATGAACAGATGGAAAACATTATCAGAGAACTCAGTCTGGTAGATGAAGAGGAGACCAATGAGAAACCAGTGCAAGCAGAGAAGTTGTTTGATGCTGATCTTGGGATAATCCCGAGTCAGTTTGCAATAAATGTTAACCTGGACCCCAACACGGCACACCCCTCCCTCATCCTCTCAGAGGACAGGAAACAAGTGAGAGATGGAGGCGCGAAGAGGAGAGTCCCCAACAAACCAGTGAGGTTTGATTTTTATCATTATGTTCTCGGAAACGAGGGGTTTTCTTCCGGCAGATTCTACTACGAAGTTCTGCTAAAAGGTCAAGAAGGTTGGGAGGTCGGAGTGACGAGAGAGTCCATCAGCAGGAAGGATGTCGCTCTGTCCCTCAGCCCTGAAAACGGATGCTGGACATTGGGGTCGTACTGGGGACGTTGCCAGGCTAACGCTAATCCTCCTGTCGTCCTGTCCTTGTCTAAAAACCCTGAGAAGGTCGGCGTGTTTGTGGACTACGAAGGAGGCTTGGTCTGTTTCTACGACGTGGATGATAGGACTCTAATCTACTCCTTTACGAGATGTGTCTTTGCAGAAAGTCCACCACGTCTGTGTAGTTTATCATTTTTATCAGCGCTCAGGGTTAAGACCAGGATCTTCCCTTTATTCAGACCTGGTGCGGAGTCAAGAGAACCTGCTTCTCTACAGATCCTGTGA
- the LOC115571887 gene encoding NACHT, LRR and PYD domains-containing protein 3-like yields the protein MRHSTAFKDGNVSTDEKNQQERPESPEPTCVSIKSGCSMGHPIAFKDGPDSTKPCCVSMKSGHSMGHPIAFKDGPDSAEPSCVSMKSGHSMGHPIAFKDGPDSTEPSCVSMKSGHSLGHPIAFKDGPDSAEPSCVSMKSGHSMGHPIAFKDGPDSTKPSCVSMKSGHSMGHPIAFKDGPDSAEPSCVSMKSGHSMGHPIAFKDGPDSTKPRCVSMKSDHPKSKCLTLKARCPPSRQGDSQKKSHVSSVEYARKNQPDLNSIFTLLEENIVAFVTNELKRIQRILSPDYPDCLEVRSEEEEEVGDSMDEQQRRSCREAFLNITLQSLRAMKQEELANSLQNKTHVIICQRKLKSNLKKKFQFLFEGVAKAGNSTLLNQIYTELFITEGGTGEVIDQHEVRQIEIVSRKTTTPETTIKYEDIFKASPGRDKPIRTVMTKGVAGIGKTVLTQKFTLDWAENKANQDIQFTFPFTFRELNVLRRKKYSLIKLLHHFFSETKEAGDYSFNKPQVVFIFDGLDECRLPLDFHHNKILTNVTKSTSLDVLLTNLIRGKLLPSARLWITTRPAAANQIPPECVDMVTEVRGFTDPQKEEYFRKRFKDTEMANRIISHIKTSQSLHIMCHIPVFCWITATVLKHVSKTGKGGELPKTLTEMYIHFLVVQSKLKNVKYDGGAETDPHWTPESRKMILSLGKLAFEQLQKGNLIFYESDLTECGINIKAATVYSGVFTQIFKEERGLYQDKVFCFVHLSVQEFLAAVHVHLTFVNHGDNLLLEVQSKFKWSGLFKETFANLYQSAVDKALQSPNGHLDLFLRFLLGLSLETNQALLNGVPKCKRSSSQNNQKTVQYIKKMIRKYRSPERSINLFHCLNELKDHSLLEEIQLYLASGRPFTDKLSPAQWSALVFFLLSSDKHLSVFDLKKFSASEEGFLRLLPVIRSSNKSLLSDCNLSEQSLAVLATVFKSQSCSLKELDLSNNNLKNSGVELLCTGLKSPNCRLETLWLNQTGLTETCCDDLSSVLASELSTLRKLYLSHNRLLDSGVLMLCGGLKSPHCKMEDLSLSSCSLSERSCVCLDLVLNSGSSSLRKLDLSMNYLNDSGVKHISAGLQNPRCNLETLRLEFCGLTEESCGVLASVFNSKSSRLTVLDASNNDLQDSGVKQLASALGRLGCRLKSLSLSGCQVTEKGCVYLASAMSSNPLYLKELDLSYNHPGESGVKLLSAKLKDPLCRLDTLRVDNGGAQRLIRHLRKYACYLTLDPNTAHIDLIMSEDMRKVTGAKLLPRHDHFTGQVLCRNGLSGRCYWEVKWKGYVSIGVTYKRVKGNGEDARSWFLVCYKNKYTVLHNGKEAGRHSAPFVLNRIGVYVDWPAGILSFFEMFSNTPMHIHTFRCTFDEPLYPAIRLWFNSEMLGCSASLLDL from the exons ATGCGTCATTCTACTGCTTTCAAAGATGGAAACGTCTCTACTGATGAAAA AAACCAGCAGGAGAGGCCAGAGTCCCCTGAACCCACCTGTGTGTCCATTAAGAGTGGCTGCTCGATGGGCCATCCTATTGCTTTCAAAGATGGACCCGACTCTACCAAACCGTGCTGTGTGTCCATGAAGAGTGGCCACTCGATGGGCCATCCTATTGCTTTCAAAGATGGACCCGACTCTGCCGAACCGAGCTGTGTGTCCATGAAGAGTGGCCACTCGATGGGCCATCCTATTGCTTTCAAAGATGGACCCGACTCTACCGAACCGAGCTGTGTGTCCATGAAGAGTGGCCACTCATTGGGCCATCCTATTGCTTTCAAAGATGGACCCGACTCTGCCGAACCGAGCTGTGTGTCCATGAAGAGTGGCCACTCGATGGGCCATCCTATTGCTTTCAAAGATGGACCCGACTCTACCAAACCGAGCTGTGTGTCCATGAAGAGTGGCCACTCGATGGGCCATCCTATTGCTTTCAAAGATGGACCCGACTCTGCCGAACCGAGCTGTGTGTCCATGAAGAGTGGCCACTCGATGGGCCATCCTATTGCTTTCAAAGATGGACCCGACTCTACCAAACCCCGCTGTGTGTCCATGAAGAGTGACCATCCGAAGTCTAAATGCCTCACGTTAAAAGCCAGGTGCCCTCCTTCTAGACAAGG AGACTCTCAAAAAAAGTCTCATGTTTCCAGTGTCGAATATGCCAGGAAGAATCAACCAGACCTGAACTCCATATTTACA TTGCTCGAGGAGAACATTGTCGCCTTTGTAACAAATGAGCTGAAGAGGATTCAAAGGATTCTCAGTCCAGATTACCCAGACTGTTTAGAGGTtaggagtgaggaggaagaggaagttggAGACAGTATGGAtgaacagcagaggaggagctgcagagaagCATTTCTGAACATCACACTGCAATCTCTGAGGGCAATGAAGCAGGAGGAACTGGCCAATTCTCTGCAGAACA aAACTCATGTCATCATCTGCCAGCGTAAACTCAAATCTAATCTGAAGAAGAAGTTCCAATTTTTGTTCGAAGGGGTtgctaaagcaggaaactcaacccttctgaatcagatctataCAGAGCTCttcatcacagagggagggaccgGAGAGGTCATTGAccaacatgaggtcagacagattgaaataGTTTCTAGGAAAACAACTacaccagaaacaacaatcaaatatgaggacatctttaaagcctcgcCTGGAAGAgataaaccaatcagaacagtgatgacaaagggagtggctggcattgggaaaacagtcttaacacagaagttcactctggactgggctgagaacaaagccaaccaggacatccagtttacatttccattcactttcagagagctgaatgtgctgagaAGGAAGAAGTACAGCTTGATAAAGCTTCTTCATCACTTCTTCTCTGAAACCAAAGAAGCAGGAGACTACAGCTTCAACAAGccccaggttgtgttcatctttgatggtctggatgagtgccgacttcctctggacttccatcACAATAAAATCCTGACTAATGTCACAAAGTCAACCTCACTGGATGTGCTtttgacaaacctcatcagagggaaactgcttccctctgctcgcctctggataaccacacgacctgcagcagccaatcagatccctcctgagtgtgttgacatggtgacagaggtcagagggttcactgacccacagaaggaggagtactttaGGAAGAGATTCAAAGACACAGAGATGGCCaacagaatcatctcccacattaAGACATCTcaaagcctccacatcatgtgccacatcccagtcttctgctggatcacagctACAGTTCTGAAGCATGTGTCAAAGACCGgaaagggaggagagctgcccaagaccctgactgagatgtacatccacttccttgTGGTTCAGTCCAAACTTAAGAacgtcaagtatgatggaggagctgagacagatcctcactggactccagagagcaggaagatgattttATCTCttggaaaactggcttttgagcagctacagaaaggaaacctgatcttctatgaatcagacctgacagagtgtggcatcaatatcaaagcagccacagtgtactcaggagtgttcacacagatctttaaagaggaaagaggactgtaccaggacaaggtgttctgcttcgtccatctgagcgttcaggagttcTTAGCTGCTGTTCACGTCCATCTAACATTCGTCAACCATGGTGACAATCTGCTGCTTGAGGTGCAATCCAAATTCAAATGGTCTGGACTATTCAAGGAAACATTTGCAAACCTCTatcagagtgctgtggacaaggccttgcagagtccaaatggacacctggacctCTTTCTCCGCTTCCTCCTTGGTCTTTCATTGGAAACCAATCAAGCTCTTCTTAATGGGGTgccaaaatgtaaaagaagTAGCTCACAGAACAACCAGAAAACAGTCCAGTACATCAAGAAGATGATCAGGAAGTATcggtctccagagagaagcatcaatctctTTCACTGCCTGAATGAGCTCAAGGACCACTCTTTGCTGGAGGAGATCCAACTGTACCTGGCTTCAGGCCGTCCCttcacagataaactgtctcctgctcagtggtcagcccTGGTTTTcttcttactgtcatcagataAACATCTGAGCGTGTTTGACTTGAAGAAATTCTCTGCTTCAGAAGAAGGGTTTCTAAGGCTGCTACCAGTGATCAGATCTTCAAACAAATCTCT GCTGAGTGACTGTAACCTGTCAGAGCAAAGCCTTGCAGTCCTGGCAACTGTTTTCAAATCCCAATCTTGCAGTTTGAAAGAACTGGActtgagtaacaacaacctgaagAATTCAGGAGTGGAGTTGCTCTGCactggactgaagagtccaaatTGTAGACTGGAAACCCTATG GTTGAATCAAACCGGTCTCACAGAGACATGCTGTGACGATCTCTCATCAGTTCTCGCCTCCGAGTTGTCTACACTGAGAAAACTGTACCTGAGTCACAACAGACTGCTGGATTCAGGAGTGTTGATGCTCTGTGGTGGACTGAAAAGTCCACACTGTAAAATGGAAGATCTCAG tctGAGttcctgcagtttgtcagagagaagctgtgtaTGTCTGGATTTAGTTCTCAACTCTGGATCCTCCAGTCTGAGAAAACTGGACCTGAGTATGAACTATCTGAacgattcaggagtgaagcataTCTCAGCAGGACTACAAAATCCGCGCTGTAACCTGGAAACACTCAG GCTGGAGTTCTGTGGTCTGACAGAGGAAAGCTGTGGAGTTCTGGCTTCAGTATTCAACTCTAAGTCCTCTCGTCTGACAGTGCTTGATGCAAGCAACAACGACCTGCaggactcaggagtgaagcagctggcTTCTGCACTAGGACGTCTTGGCTGTCGACTGAAATCTCTCAG CCTGTCAGGCTGTCAGGTAACAGAGAAAGGCTGTGTTTATCTGGCTTCAGCTATGAGCTCCAACCCCTTATATCTAaaagagctggacctgagctacaaccATCCAGGAGaatcaggagtgaagctgctttctGCTAAACTGAAGGACCCACTCTgcagactggacactctcag GGTGGACAATGGAGGAGCCCAAAGGCTCATACGCCATCTGAGGAAAT atgccTGCTATCTCACACTGGACCCAAATACAGCCCATATTGACCTCATTATGTCTGAAGATATGAGGAAGGTGACAGGAGCAAAACTTTTACCGCGGCATGATCATTTCACAGGCCAAGTGCTGTGTAGAAACGGTCTGAGTGgtcgttgttactgggaggtcaaGTGGAAAGGATATGTGTCCATCGGGGTAACTTATAAAAGAGTCAAAGGGAATGGTGAGGACGCCAGGTCCTGGTTCCTGGTCTGCTATAAAAATAAGTACACTGTCCTGCACAATGGCAAAGAAGCAGGGCGACACAGTGCTCCCTTTGTGCTCAACAGAATTGGAGTGTATGTGGACTGGCCTGCTGGCATTCTGTCGTTCTTCGAAATGTTCTCGAACACACCGATGCACATCCACACCTTCCGCTGCACATTCGATGAGCCTCTCTATCCCGCAATTAGGCTCTGGTTCAATTCTGAGATGTTGGGGTGTTCAGCATCTTTGCTTGACCTGTAG